The following are encoded together in the Culex pipiens pallens isolate TS chromosome 1, TS_CPP_V2, whole genome shotgun sequence genome:
- the LOC120416688 gene encoding uncharacterized protein LOC120416688 isoform X16, translated as MARLSVWVLAGLALFALAGHELHVNADTPTEYECRPYIEKAIQDLKTGTDATASQEEEENVTTEEPSSTESPVDVTSQEEEDNTAAEETSIEEDVPEKTEPLTASEEVQEAIFDNAAEQAEQEEEEATEEEVTGSEEGLEDEDELTASEEEQEQEATEEATGSEEETEDGEDELTASEEEQEQEQEQEATEEVTGSEEETEDEEEEELTASEEEQELEQEATEEATGSEEETEDEEDDTEDQEDDDEQTLSGEEDDEEQADEEEASAEQHESDDTDASPEAVDATEASQEQEETEELDVEESTEAVEEVSEELAVEEETTSTEASEQTVSEETELDEPTSEEVVEPSAEETETVETADSLEASTEPASEELSAVEEEGSEEVVASEEAAPASEEEPAPVESAEEAEPLPEEDLLLEYEIPTNRRDTSHIYELLNINDESADKEAALHKVADVILRDLKKTYDTAIKPLETLYKYRDLSNRHFGDPEIFSKPLILFMGPWSGGKSTILNYLTKNEYTPNSVRTGAEPSPAYFNILMHGDEPEVLDGTQLAADWTFSGLQKFGQGLLDRLRGQKLPNKLLERVNIVEIPGILEVRKQVSQYFPFNDACQWFIDRADIIFLVYDPSKLDVGPETEAILDQLKGREYQTRILLNKADQVKPEELLRVQGALIWNISPLMSSAQPPVMYTVSLWSNPFETGAPTRLLQAQERSLLLDLGQAIEKRIENKIASARRFAVRVRNHAKMVDCYLTTYYNHKTLFANKKYVSDQIIGNPQQYHIYEGLSTLTNISRYDLPDPESYRDFFQLNPLYEFQKLSETCTYFRGCPINKLDIAIAYDLPELVGKYKKLAEAALEKLQIPSQTTDFGRLKASS; from the exons ATGGCGCGGTTATCGGTGTGGGTCCTCGCAGGACTTGCACTGTTCGCCCTCGCAGGGCACG AACTACACGTAAATGCAGACACACCCACAGAGTACGAGTGCAGGCCGTACATCGAGAAAGCGATACAAGACTTGAAGACTGGAACTG ACGCAACTGCCagccaggaggaggaggagaacgtAACGACAGAGGAACCCAGTAGTACGGAATCACCCGTTGATGTAACGAGCCAGGAAGAGGAGGACAACACTGCCGCCGAGGAGACCAGTATTGAGGAAGACGTTCCAGAGAAGACCGAACCGCTGACCGCGTCGGAAGAGGTGCAGGAAGCCATCTTCGACAACGCGGCAGAACAGGCCGaacaggaggaggaggaggccaCCGAGGAGGAGGTCACCGGAAGTGAAGAGGGACTCGAAGATGAG gACGAGTTGACTGCTTCCGAAGAGGAGCAGGAACAGGAGGCCACTGAAGAGGCCACCGGAAGTGAAGAGGAGACTGAAGACGGTGAG GACGAGTTGACTGCTTCGGAGGaggagcaagagcaagagcaggAGCAGGAGGCCACCGAAGAGGTCACCGGAAGTGAAGAGGAGACTGAAGACGAG GAAGAGGAAGAGTTGACTGCTTCCGAAGAAGAGCAGGAGCTGGAACAGGAGGCCACTGAAGAGGCCACCGGAAGTGAAGAGGAGACTGAAGACGAG GAAGACGACACAGAAGATCAAGAAGATGATGACGAACAAACTTTGAGTGGTGAAGAG GACGATGAGGAGCAAGCCGATGAGGAGGAGGCATCTGCTGAACAACACGAGTCCGACGACACTGACGCTAGCCCAGAAGCTGTCGACGCTACCGAGGCTAGCCAGGAGCAGGAAGAAACCGAGGAACTAGACGTCGAGGAGAGCACCGAAGCCGTTGAAGAGGTGTCCGAAGAATTGGCGGTTGAAGAGGAGACGACTTCGACGGAAGCTTCTGAGCAGACGGTGTCTGAGGAAACTGAACTTGATGAACCAACGAGTGAAGAGGTGGTAGAGCCAAGCGCTGAGGAGACTGAGACTGTGGAAACCGCTGATAGCCTTGAGGCTTCTACTGAGCCGGCTTCCGAAGAATTATCTGCTGTTGAAGAGGAGGGTAGCGAAGAGGTTGTAGCATCCGAAGAAGCAGCACCGGCTTCGGAAGAGGAGCCCGCGCCAGTGGAGAGCGCCGAAGAAGCCGAGCCGCTTCCGGAGGAAGATTTgctactg GAGTACGAAATCCCGACGAACCGTAGAGATACCTCGCACATTTACGAGCTCCTCAATATCAACGATGAGTCCGCGGATAAGGAGGCCGCCCTGCACAAGGTGGCCGATGTTATTCTGCGCGATCTGAAGAAAACCTACGATACGGCAATCAAGCCACTCGAAACGCTGTACAAGTACCGCGACCTCAGCAACCGTCACTTTGGTGATCCGGAAATCTTTTCGAAGCCACTGATCCTGTTCATGGGCCCATGGAGCGGCGGCAAGTCCACCATCCTGAACTATCTCACCAAGAACGAGTACACCCCGAACTCGGTGCGAACTG GTGCTGAACCTTCGCCAGCGTACTTTAACATTCTGATGCACGGCGACGAGCCGGAAGTGCTCGACGGAACCCAGCTGGCTGCTGACTGGACCTTCTCGGGACTGCAAAAGTTCGGCCAGGGTCTGCTAGACCGTCTCCGAGGTCAGAAGCTGCCCAACAAGCTGCTCGAACGG GTCAACATTGTTGAAATTCCCGGCATCCTTGAGGTGCGCAAGCAGGTCTCGCAGTACTTCCCCTTCAACGATGCCTGCCAGTGGTTCATCGATCGGGCTGATATCATCTTCCTGGTGTACGACCCGTCCAAGCTCGATGTCGGACCGGAAACCGAAGCCATCCTGGATCAGCTCAAGGGACGCGAGTATCAG ACCCGCATCCTGCTCAACAAGGCCGACCAGGTCAAGCCGGAGGAGCTGCTCCGCGTCCAGGGTGCCCTGATCTGGAACATTTCGCCGCTGATGTCGTCCGCCCAGCCGCCGGTCATGTACACCGTGTCCCTGTGGTCCAATCCGTTCGAAACCGGAGCGCCGACCCGTCTGCTGCAGGCGCAGGAGCGGTCCCTGCTGCTCGACCTGGGCCAGGCCATCGAAAAGCGTATCGAAAACAAGATTGCCAGTGCACGTCGTTTCGCT GTGCGTGTCCGCAACCATGCCAAAATGGTCGACTGCTACCTGACGACCTACTACAACCACAAGACGCTGTTCGCGAACAAAAAGTATGTGTCGGACCAGATCATCGGCAACCCGCAGCAGTACCACATCTACGAGGGACTGTCCACGCTGACGAACATCTCGCGCTACGATCTGCCCGACCCGGAGTCGTACCGTGACTTCTTCCAGCTGAACCCGCTGTACGAGTTCCAGAAGCTGTCGGAGACGTGCACGTACTTCCGCGGCTGCCCGATCAACAAGCTGGACATTGCGATCGCGTACGATCTGCCCGAGCTGGTCGGCAAGTACAAGAAGCTGGCCGAGGCCGCCCTCGAGAAGCTCCAGATCCCGTCGCAGACGACGGACTTTGGACGACTCAAGGCCAGCAGTTGA
- the LOC120416688 gene encoding uncharacterized protein LOC120416688 isoform X17 — translation MARLSVWVLAGLALFALAGHELHVNADTPTEYECRPYIEKAIQDLKTGTDATASQEEEENVTTEEPSSTESPVDVTSQEEEDNTAAEETSIEEDVPEKTEPLTASEEVQEAIFDNAAEQAEQEEEEATEEEVTGSEEGLEDEDELTASEEEQEQEATEEATGSEEETEDGEDELTASEEEQEQEQEQEATEEVTGSEEETEDEEEEELTASEEEQELEQEATEEATGSEEETEDEDDEEQADEEEASAEQHESDDTDASPEAVDATEASQEQEETEELDVEESTEAVEEVSEELAVEEETTSTEASEQTVSEETELDEPTSEEVVEPSAEETETVETADSLEASTEPASEELSAVEEEGSEEVVASEEAAPASEEEPAPVESAEEAEPLPEEDLLLEYEIPTNRRDTSHIYELLNINDESADKEAALHKVADVILRDLKKTYDTAIKPLETLYKYRDLSNRHFGDPEIFSKPLILFMGPWSGGKSTILNYLTKNEYTPNSVRTGAEPSPAYFNILMHGDEPEVLDGTQLAADWTFSGLQKFGQGLLDRLRGQKLPNKLLERVNIVEIPGILEVRKQVSQYFPFNDACQWFIDRADIIFLVYDPSKLDVGPETEAILDQLKGREYQTRILLNKADQVKPEELLRVQGALIWNISPLMSSAQPPVMYTVSLWSNPFETGAPTRLLQAQERSLLLDLGQAIEKRIENKIASARRFAVRVRNHAKMVDCYLTTYYNHKTLFANKKYVSDQIIGNPQQYHIYEGLSTLTNISRYDLPDPESYRDFFQLNPLYEFQKLSETCTYFRGCPINKLDIAIAYDLPELVGKYKKLAEAALEKLQIPSQTTDFGRLKASS, via the exons ATGGCGCGGTTATCGGTGTGGGTCCTCGCAGGACTTGCACTGTTCGCCCTCGCAGGGCACG AACTACACGTAAATGCAGACACACCCACAGAGTACGAGTGCAGGCCGTACATCGAGAAAGCGATACAAGACTTGAAGACTGGAACTG ACGCAACTGCCagccaggaggaggaggagaacgtAACGACAGAGGAACCCAGTAGTACGGAATCACCCGTTGATGTAACGAGCCAGGAAGAGGAGGACAACACTGCCGCCGAGGAGACCAGTATTGAGGAAGACGTTCCAGAGAAGACCGAACCGCTGACCGCGTCGGAAGAGGTGCAGGAAGCCATCTTCGACAACGCGGCAGAACAGGCCGaacaggaggaggaggaggccaCCGAGGAGGAGGTCACCGGAAGTGAAGAGGGACTCGAAGATGAG gACGAGTTGACTGCTTCCGAAGAGGAGCAGGAACAGGAGGCCACTGAAGAGGCCACCGGAAGTGAAGAGGAGACTGAAGACGGTGAG GACGAGTTGACTGCTTCGGAGGaggagcaagagcaagagcaggAGCAGGAGGCCACCGAAGAGGTCACCGGAAGTGAAGAGGAGACTGAAGACGAG GAAGAGGAAGAGTTGACTGCTTCCGAAGAAGAGCAGGAGCTGGAACAGGAGGCCACTGAAGAGGCCACCGGAAGTGAAGAGGAGACTGAAGACGAG GACGATGAGGAGCAAGCCGATGAGGAGGAGGCATCTGCTGAACAACACGAGTCCGACGACACTGACGCTAGCCCAGAAGCTGTCGACGCTACCGAGGCTAGCCAGGAGCAGGAAGAAACCGAGGAACTAGACGTCGAGGAGAGCACCGAAGCCGTTGAAGAGGTGTCCGAAGAATTGGCGGTTGAAGAGGAGACGACTTCGACGGAAGCTTCTGAGCAGACGGTGTCTGAGGAAACTGAACTTGATGAACCAACGAGTGAAGAGGTGGTAGAGCCAAGCGCTGAGGAGACTGAGACTGTGGAAACCGCTGATAGCCTTGAGGCTTCTACTGAGCCGGCTTCCGAAGAATTATCTGCTGTTGAAGAGGAGGGTAGCGAAGAGGTTGTAGCATCCGAAGAAGCAGCACCGGCTTCGGAAGAGGAGCCCGCGCCAGTGGAGAGCGCCGAAGAAGCCGAGCCGCTTCCGGAGGAAGATTTgctactg GAGTACGAAATCCCGACGAACCGTAGAGATACCTCGCACATTTACGAGCTCCTCAATATCAACGATGAGTCCGCGGATAAGGAGGCCGCCCTGCACAAGGTGGCCGATGTTATTCTGCGCGATCTGAAGAAAACCTACGATACGGCAATCAAGCCACTCGAAACGCTGTACAAGTACCGCGACCTCAGCAACCGTCACTTTGGTGATCCGGAAATCTTTTCGAAGCCACTGATCCTGTTCATGGGCCCATGGAGCGGCGGCAAGTCCACCATCCTGAACTATCTCACCAAGAACGAGTACACCCCGAACTCGGTGCGAACTG GTGCTGAACCTTCGCCAGCGTACTTTAACATTCTGATGCACGGCGACGAGCCGGAAGTGCTCGACGGAACCCAGCTGGCTGCTGACTGGACCTTCTCGGGACTGCAAAAGTTCGGCCAGGGTCTGCTAGACCGTCTCCGAGGTCAGAAGCTGCCCAACAAGCTGCTCGAACGG GTCAACATTGTTGAAATTCCCGGCATCCTTGAGGTGCGCAAGCAGGTCTCGCAGTACTTCCCCTTCAACGATGCCTGCCAGTGGTTCATCGATCGGGCTGATATCATCTTCCTGGTGTACGACCCGTCCAAGCTCGATGTCGGACCGGAAACCGAAGCCATCCTGGATCAGCTCAAGGGACGCGAGTATCAG ACCCGCATCCTGCTCAACAAGGCCGACCAGGTCAAGCCGGAGGAGCTGCTCCGCGTCCAGGGTGCCCTGATCTGGAACATTTCGCCGCTGATGTCGTCCGCCCAGCCGCCGGTCATGTACACCGTGTCCCTGTGGTCCAATCCGTTCGAAACCGGAGCGCCGACCCGTCTGCTGCAGGCGCAGGAGCGGTCCCTGCTGCTCGACCTGGGCCAGGCCATCGAAAAGCGTATCGAAAACAAGATTGCCAGTGCACGTCGTTTCGCT GTGCGTGTCCGCAACCATGCCAAAATGGTCGACTGCTACCTGACGACCTACTACAACCACAAGACGCTGTTCGCGAACAAAAAGTATGTGTCGGACCAGATCATCGGCAACCCGCAGCAGTACCACATCTACGAGGGACTGTCCACGCTGACGAACATCTCGCGCTACGATCTGCCCGACCCGGAGTCGTACCGTGACTTCTTCCAGCTGAACCCGCTGTACGAGTTCCAGAAGCTGTCGGAGACGTGCACGTACTTCCGCGGCTGCCCGATCAACAAGCTGGACATTGCGATCGCGTACGATCTGCCCGAGCTGGTCGGCAAGTACAAGAAGCTGGCCGAGGCCGCCCTCGAGAAGCTCCAGATCCCGTCGCAGACGACGGACTTTGGACGACTCAAGGCCAGCAGTTGA